In Sardina pilchardus chromosome 8, fSarPil1.1, whole genome shotgun sequence, the genomic window AATTAAGTCGAAACATTTACAATGCGCCACGATGCCAAAGCTAAAGACACCAAAAACTTCTGGGCAAATTCTACTACACGCTCTTCTTCTACTTGTTGACCAAAAACAGCGGGGAAACTTGTTGAATTGTTTCCCTCTGGTCAAGAAAGCAGAGTCGCAACGCAGGGCTTGCTTCCATCGCATCGAAGTGACAGTACAGTTGCTGTCTACAAATCACGTACATTCTAACTTAGAGgaaaataaagtagcctaacaAACAACATATTGACGGTCAGATGACTATTACTTACTTTTTGTGGTGCACATCCTGTGATCCAAAACAGAAAGGACACAATAAAAACGGGTGTGCTTCTGAACATACAAAGTCCCATTTTCCCTATTTTTCAGTTTCAACGACGAAGACAGGACAGCAGAGCCTCTCTtgtcccccttctctccctctctctctccattcacctGAGAGTCCGTGAGCGCGCTTTCATAGAGCGTGGACCCGCACGCACAACAGAACGGCGGAGGCTGAGCCAAGCGTATTCACGACACACCAACTGTCACTTCAGCGAAAAGTAGGCTGACCTGTTAGCATAAAACCTCATGAAGAAAATCACATGGTTATTATGTGGTGATAAGGAAAACATTTGGCGGAAATATTTGGGTGAATTACCTGATGATATTTGACCAATACTATTTGGAGATTAAGGCAATGTTTCTAAGCGTTGCACTAAAGTTGTAAACGTTGTAAAGTTGTAAAGAATTAGCTAGGCTACTTTTAAGTTGAATAGGAACTAAATACAAAATCGTTTTATCTTTTGTATATTGTAATTATCTTGCCATTGTTGTGGCATGCCATTGCCTCATATTGTTGTGTGAAGCTTTAGCATGTACTTCATTCATTCCTTAAATATTCCACATAATCTTGAGGCCACATGTCATTTGTGATTCAGTATTAATTCGGGTTTGGACCTTGGATTTAtgcagtctatggtttggacacTTGTGAACCGTTTTGGCCTCACGCAAGACAAAAACGTGCAAGGCTCAGCCTACATTCCAGACCATGCTGTATTGGTTTGTAGACCAACATTaacattctctttttctcttttaagGATCACGATCTGGAAGATCCCCCtatcctacccccccccccccccccccaacacacacagacacactcacgccTCTAGAAGGAAGTCATGCGTCTGTAGGCGCACCAGAGGGCGCACCTGGTAAATATTTTAGGAATATCCCAGTTCTGAAACTGACAAAAACAGATCATTTCTCTCCTGTGCTCGAATGCCAAGACGGTTGATTTGATTGCAGCCTGAAGAGTGAACCGGGAATTTATTTGTCCCCTTAGGAATTACTACATCGTGTGGCAGTCAACTCAATATGGTACAATATGCCACAACCAATCATAGGCAAAACAATCTATCTAAGAATATGCAACTAATGGGATTGAATCATTCACAGTTGATCAGTCATTATGAAATCTGGAGAAGAAAAATACTTGACAGAGGGCAACGTTCAAGCTATATTTAATTAGATATTTTTGatgaacaaaaaataataatgtgtaCCTTGATATCAAACTATATTTCTTCAGAAAGGAAATCTTCATTTCAACAAAAATCCTGCAATTTCCATGAATTTACACATTACATAATATATGTACGTATGCTGTGCCAGACAGCCTTTGAAAATGGCAAGGAATTTTTGTCTGGGACATTTTGATGAGACTTACATGTAAAATACAGGCAGTCAGgtatgcaaaaacaaacaaacaaacaaacaaaaaacagctgtgtGAGTACGACAGGTCTGTTATCATATCAGGCCACATCCCAAATCAAGGCTTGTTACAACATTCAAACCCATGGAGTACATTGCCTCATATGTTCTtatccttttttattttttttaatacactGCAAAATAGTTCAACATACAATTATACCTTCTATAACCCAAATGTTGGTTTTGAGtgcttattttttttccattcatttAAATTATTTAAATTATGCACAAAATCCactcaaaatacaaacattcaCGCTTTAATTGAATATCTGTATAAAAAGCAGGATGTATCAAACAATTGAAAGGTtgggtataaaaaaaaaatcaaactcaTAAAAAACAGCAATGCTGGACCTGTATGCTTGAATAGGCCATGTAGCTATGGATCACATGTGAATATCTATTGCAAATTTATCCATTCCATTGATGTggtataaaaataaatacagagACGTTTAATAAATGCAATCAACCGCTGCATTAGATTTGTTCCAAGAAATAActaaatttaaaaagaaaatagacaATGAGCCTTTATGATTGCTCATGGTTGAGTGCCACACTGAACTGAGACTGATACTGACACGGACGCACGTTAGCACCCCCTGTTGGGTCAGCCAAGTCATGGAATTTGTATGATGTCAGAAGACCAATCTACAATCGCCAAAGAAATACTGTAGATTAGCTTGGGGCAAAGGCCTGGAGGTACAGATATCTTGTGCTGAGTATATCAGTGCAAATGATGTGTGAGGACCTGCAATAGTTTAGGAACATTGTttctcttttgaacgcatagtttaggaaaaaaaaaaaaaaaatcatgaaaacaacacaaatctcATTCAAAAGACTAGCTTACAAACTATGGATATGCATTAAATGCACACGAGTACTGGTAATGCTTCAACATAACAGATTCTCAAGGACTGGGTTAAAAacactgaaaataatacaaatgtcaGAAGCAACAAATATGTTAGCAAGAAGAAATGCGTTTAAAGTCTTTATAACATTACCATATACATTTGAATGGGGGAtgtacaaaaaagaaaacaaatggacTCAATTGGGCACTGTGAGCACCTTATCTTTCTCCATCATGGTAATATAACATTACCTGAGAATGGACAGAGAAAATAGACACAGATAACTAGCCTTTAAAGAAAAGAGGCTACGATTAGCCTCGTCGCCGTTCATTGCCCACCCAGCTCTAGCGTATGTGCGCTACTTGAGCAACTTCTCGACAACACAGAAGTGCCTTCAtcgatttctttcttttttctttttttattctttttttttgctgaggGCATGTAAGACCACAACATAAGCCAGGGAGCACAGCTATTGACGTTTTCCACCATTGACActtgtgcccacacacacttacacacacacacacacacacacacacacacacacacacacacacacatgcactgggcCAAACCACAGAGGTCAGAGGATGTCTACTTTGGCAGTCGTTTTGTTATTGGTAACGGTTTTGCCAGCCTCTGATAGGTCAATGTACAGTGTTCGGATGAGGTTAAAAAAGGAAAGGCCACGACCCATGTCTCCTCTAGCACgcgtagtggtggtggtggtggtgtttgccTTGGCAGTGCTACCTCCTGTGGGTGGCGTTGGGCTGGGGGGGCTTGGTAGTTGGGAGCGAGACCCTGCCATTCTCAAACAGATATCTCGTAGGTggtgccccccacccccgacaCCTTTTTCACACTGGTGTGTCGGGCGGGGCTGAGGGGGGTGCCCGGGGTACCGGAGGATGTCCCTAGGTGGCAGTCTCGCATTTGACCCTTAGGTTGTCCATTAATTTTCCCCTGGGCCATGTCCTCTCTGGATTGGAGAAAAGAGACGAAAGGACATGTATGTTTAACAGGAATAAAAGAGATTTTCGAGACTCAACAGTTGCGATTTCAAATGGTGATGAAACGGGTTAGGTGATGGTGAGAAAGAGCGTTAGGTCATTCTTGCGTGCATGAGGGGAGGGTTAGTCCGTCAGATCGCAGGTGGATCCTTGTGGCAGGCAGTGTGAAGACCAAAATGTTAAAAGGAAAAAGTTCGAAGGAGATGAAACGGACAGACTAAAGCGAGAGAAATGTGAGATGGGATTATTCAGGATGGACAATCATGAGAAGGTGATGCAGGGACAGTGTTACAGAAACACGTGACAGACAAATAAAGACAATAGGAACAAACatgcaaaatgaaaagaaaaaaaaaatcagtgagTTGAATACAGCAAGTTTATTTTGTCTCTAAACATTACAAATTATATACAAAACAATGTTTGCTAAGACGGCAAAACATTATATTAAGGACAAACCTATATAGAGTGTCTCCTTGTTTACTTGCTGACAATGATAATAAGTTAGGACAGGGGACAGACTGACTGCTTTGACGTGATTTATGGGCTCCAGTCTCGTTCTGGCCGATACATGCTCTGACGAGGAGCAGCTGGGAGTGTTGGCTAAGCCCCTGTTACGCTGCAGTCGGCCAGCTGAGTAAAGTTACAGCCATGCAGCCGTCCACTCTGGATGGACAGCATGTTTTTGTGAGTGgtgggagggtggtggtggtggtggtggtggtggaggtgttgtTAGGATTCGTACCTGGGGGAGCCCATGCGTGGCGAGTCGCTCCTCTCCAGGGCGCTAATGAAGGAGACCTTCTGGTGGGAGTAGGAGGGGGAGCGGGGGATGGGCGCGGGGGAGTGGTGCGGCTGGTGGCCGGGCGAGCGGTAGGACGCCGGCTCGGCCGTCCGGCCGTCCGTGTGCAGCGAGCTGGAGGAAGTCCTGGGGGCGCGCGCCAGCGAGGAGGCCGCCGAGCGCAGGATGGGCGTCCGCGCCCCGTAGCCCATCACCCCCCCGACCGACCCCACCAGGTTCTCCCGCGAGCCGCCGTAGCCCACGGCGACGACCCCCCCCTGCGAGCCGGGGCCCCGGGGCCCGTCGGCGTAGCAGGCGCTGGGCGGCAGTCCGTAGCTGCAGGCGTCGAACACGCCCGAGTCGGCGGCGGCCACGGCGGAGGCCACGGCGTAGCTGGCCAGCGGCGGCTGGCGGTGGCCGTGCAGGTGCATGAGTTTCTCgcgctcctccagctccttgcGCTCCTGGATGGAGGCCATGATGGTTTTGGAGAGGTTGTCGTAGCGCACGGGCGAGGGGTCGCGCTCCTGCGGGTGCTGCTGCGGGTGCTGCTGCGGGTGCTGCTGCGGGTGCGGCGAGCGCCGGCCCTTGAAGCCTCCGATGCGCACGGGGCTGTAGGAGGCGGTGACGGTGGCGGTGACCGGCGGGGGCGCGTGCCGCTGGAGCTCGGGCCCCCGCACGTGGCACATTTTCGTGGGCAGGTAGGGGGAGTGGAAGCCCATGGAAGGCACGCCGGGGTGGACCACGCACTCCCCCGCCGCCGATGACGACGACGCCTGCGACGGAGAGGCGAAGCTGGGGCTGAGCAGGCTGTCGTACGACAGGCTCCCGTTGCGGTTGGACAGCGTCCCCGGCGCGTAGACGCCCTTGTAGGACGCGCCTGACGccgcagcggcagcggcggcccCCACCGCCTCCGCCCGGCCGCTCCCCAGGCCCCGGGCCTTGTCGGCCGCGTGCCGGTGCTGCTTGAGGCTGAGCGAGCGCGAGTTGATGCTGTACTGGTCCAGCTGCAGGGGCGAGGACTGGAAGGTGCGGTGGAGCGGAGTGCTGCTGTAGTCGGGGAGGTCCAGGTTGGGCTCCGAGCGGTAGTCGTGGCCCCGGCCGCTCTCCTCCAAGATGGCAGATGTGTTACAATCATCCGGTATTACAATCTGAAACGTCAGCAAGCACCACAGAATGGTTATCTCCTTATTATAAGGAAAACTATGAAACATGAAAGTAGCACTGGTTTTAAAATAAATGGTCTTATTTTAACGATTGTTACTATTTAAAGAGATACTCTTTTCTACTCCtgtaaagggccattcacaccaggaTCGATAACTATAAAGATAACTCTAACTATAACGCTAAAAGTGTCCACACCAGGATCGATAACTATaaagataactataactataacgataaaagTGTCCACACTGCCCAACGACAAGGAAAGTCTCTTCTCATGTAGATGAGTGAGATGGCTAAGAtttgatggattctgattggcagTCAGCtatttatcattctcaaaatcactctgaGTGTGATTgttaaaaaacaatgcaaactgTGTTGTCATTAAACATGTTGTTATTGATATAATTTATGTGTCGATGTTTTCAGTCATATTAGCTAgaatttttgttgttttcattctTAGTGGGAATGGCCCTTAAACCTAATCACCAAAGCACATAAAAATGTAGAAAAATCCCATATAACATAGTTGATAATTGCAATCAAAGTGTTTATCAATACATTAGCCCATTATGCATTCAgataacataaaataaaatcgTCTGAGTATCATGGCCATAGTGCTAACCTTCTCTCCAGCTGCATGGTAGTGTACTTTGGGCATGGTGCCAAAAGAGGGGCGGTACTTGTACATGGCTGGGGTAGAAGGGTTCACTGGATTACTGGACAAGGAGCTCTCTAGAAAAAGAAATACACAGATATGACAAATTATgtctcacaatcacaatcaatgCAGAATGTGCTTCCACAAAGTCACCACCAGATGGCAGTATATGAGTATATgtgagaggcagggagggaacCGAGACAGTGGTATGAATTTCCATCCAACATCTCTTTACAGAAAGGACCACTAAATCTGTCGACAAAACTGCTGGATTGTCTCCCCTCCGCTGTAAGCAAGGATCCCACAGCTTTTTAAGAGTGGTCTCTGGGGTATACTTGCCCTCACTGGATGTCAGCTGGTTCTTCAGATGGTTGTAGCGGTCAGCTTTTGGGGGAAGAGGTGGCTGCATCTCCATGCCTTTGTCATCCAGGTCAGCAAGACTGATTTTagactggggagagagagagagagatagagagagagagagagatagagagagacacacacacacacacgttagcctTAAGTGTGTGGGCGGTGGACAGAGGGAGGAGTGCGGAGAGAATGACGAGAGGGAGAGGCTCACTTTTGTCCGGAGGATGCTGCTATGGATCCCATTGTCGCTGACCTTGATGGTGAGTTGTCTGTCGGAAAGGTCTGGCCGCAGGAAAGGCGGCTGGATCGGCACGGCGGGCCTCTTCTTGGGAGCCACCATGTACCTGTTGAGGGGGGGTCAAAAGCCTCTTCTGAGCTCAGGCCAATCCATTTGTGTTATGATGCCGTATTACTTTACCAAAGGAAAAACATCCGCACACTGCCTAACATGCTCCCGGTTTAATGGCAAAGTACAACGCTTCGACCACTCAGGTATGACACATTTCCTTTGACTACGTTTGTGCCCATATCCAGCACCTGTCGAAGTTATATAGATGTACGTACATTCCTATATTACAGTATTACTTCACAACACGACTCACTACTGTTACACAAGGAGATAATGGGATACCCTCTCTGAAATGCAAGAATGCAATGACTACTGGAGAGGACTACTTTTTTCAGGGAAATGATGGATGAGGCTATATCATCTCATGGAGGCCTCTCATCTCGTGCCTGACGTGCGAAGAGAGTATAAGCTGCCATTTTCTCTGAGAATGGTCTTAATGAGGCTGGAGCCCTTGGCCCGGCGGACATCAGAGGTCCTGTTTGTGCGCTGATCACTTTCCCCCCGCTGTACCATTGTTCTAGGCAGTGATT contains:
- the zdhhc8b gene encoding palmitoyltransferase ZDHHC8B — protein: MPNSAGKRFKPTKYIPVSTAATLLVGSTTLFFVFTCPWLTKAISPAVPLYNGIVFLFVLANFSMATFMDPGVFPRANEDEDKDDDFRAPLYKNVEIKGIQVRMKWCATCHFYRPPRCSHCSVCDNCVEDFDHHCPWVNNCIGRRNYRYFFLFLLSLSTHMVGVFSFGLLFVLHHLERLGALHTTVTLVVMCISGLFFIPVVGLTGFHMVLVARGRTTNEQVTGKFRGGVNPFTRGCCGNVKYVLCSPLAPRYMVAPKKRPAVPIQPPFLRPDLSDRQLTIKVSDNGIHSSILRTKSKISLADLDDKGMEMQPPLPPKADRYNHLKNQLTSSEESSLSSNPVNPSTPAMYKYRPSFGTMPKVHYHAAGEKIVIPDDCNTSAILEESGRGHDYRSEPNLDLPDYSSTPLHRTFQSSPLQLDQYSINSRSLSLKQHRHAADKARGLGSGRAEAVGAAAAAAASGASYKGVYAPGTLSNRNGSLSYDSLLSPSFASPSQASSSSAAGECVVHPGVPSMGFHSPYLPTKMCHVRGPELQRHAPPPVTATVTASYSPVRIGGFKGRRSPHPQQHPQQHPQQHPQERDPSPVRYDNLSKTIMASIQERKELEEREKLMHLHGHRQPPLASYAVASAVAAADSGVFDACSYGLPPSACYADGPRGPGSQGGVVAVGYGGSRENLVGSVGGVMGYGARTPILRSAASSLARAPRTSSSSLHTDGRTAEPASYRSPGHQPHHSPAPIPRSPSYSHQKVSFISALERSDSPRMGSPREDMAQGKINGQPKGQMRDCHLGTSSGTPGTPLSPARHTSVKKVSGVGGTTYEISV